A stretch of the Orcinus orca chromosome 1, mOrcOrc1.1, whole genome shotgun sequence genome encodes the following:
- the GJA9 gene encoding gap junction alpha-9 protein has protein sequence MGDWNFLGGILKEVHIHSTMIGKMWLTVLFIFRMLVLGVAAEDVWNDEQSGFICNTEQPGCRNVCYDQAFPISLIRYWVLQVIFVSSPSLVYMGHALYQLRVLEKERQMKKAQLRGELEEVELEMPGDRKRLEQELRQLEQRKRNKAPLRGTLLCTYVIHIFTRSVVEVGFMIGQYLLYGFHLEPLFKCHGHPCPNIIDCFVSRPTEKTIFLLFMQSIATVSLFLNVLEIFHLGFKKIKRGLWGQYKLKDEHNEFCTNKSKQNLAKYQNTSANSLKRFSSATDYSLLVEKQTHTAAYPGLNPPAFQTDPDNHSGNDDKGILDEQETLLSEMCMLSTTCGHLQNINSSNKGDTHKISGKEVNGNQLRGKREIDGKDSKRNHYSKGHCSLPGDAIDLNNHTGQSPQTAFSLPANYTWKPKWLRATWGPSAENEKQASPPKGNLKGQLRASTIRTLPPSQGDFHPLDIPDTPDSLGGLSFESELVKTCSNPTACPPNHLVSLTNSLIGRRAPTDLQI, from the coding sequence ATGGGGGACTGGAATTTCCTTGGAGGCATTCTGAAGGAAGTTCACATCCACTCCACCATGATTGGGAAGATGTGGCTCACCGTCCTGTTCATATTTCGAATGCTTGTTCTGGGTGTAGCTGCTGAAGATGTCTGGAATGATGAGCAGTCTGGCTTCATCTGTAATACAGAACAACCCGGCTGCAGAAATGTATGCTATGATCAGGCCTTTCCTATCTCCCTCATTAGATACTGGGTTTTGCAGGTGATATTTGTGTCTTCACCATCTCTGGTCTACATGGGCCATGCTTTGTACCAACTGAGAGTTCTGGAGAAGGAGAGGCAGATGAAGAAAGCTCAACTGAGGGGTGAACTGGAGGAGGTAGAGCTTGAAATGCCTGGGGATCGGAAGAGATTGGAGCAAGAACTGCGTCAGCTTGAGCAAAGGAAACGAAATAAAGCTCCACTCAGAGGAACCTTGCTTTGCACTTATGTGATACACATTTTCACTCGCTCTGTGGTTGAAGTTGGGTTCATGATTGGACAGTATCTTTTATATGGATTTCACTTAGAGCCTCTATTTAAATGCCATGGCCACCCGTGTCCAAATATAATTGATTGTTTTGTCTCAAGACCCACAGAAAAGACGATATTCCTGTTATTTATGCAATCCATAGCTActgtttcacttttcttaaatgttCTAGAAATATTCCATCTaggttttaaaaagattaaaagaggGCTTTGGGGACAATATAAATTGAAGGATGAACATAATGAATTTTGTACCAACAAGTCAAAACAAAACCTTGCCAAATATCAAAACACATCTGCAAATTCACTGAAACGATTCTCTTCTGCAACTGATTACAGTCTGTTAGTggaaaagcaaacacacacagcAGCGTACCCTGGTTTAAATCCACCTGCATTTCAGACAGATCCAGATAATCACAGTGGAAATGATGACAAAGGCATTTTGGATGAACAGGAAACGCTACTTTCTGAGATGTGTATGCTTAGTACTACCTGTGGTCATCTTCAAAACATCAACTCAAGTAATAAAGGAGACACTcataaaatatctggaaaagaagTTAATGGTAACCAGttgaggggaaaaagagaaattgatggcaaagacAGCAAAAGGAACCACTACTCTAAAGGTCACTGTTCTCTTCCAGGTGATGCTATAGATCTGAACAACCACACGGGGCAGTCACCCCAAACAGCTTTCTCTCTGCCAGCTAACTACACCTGGAAACCGAAATGGCTTCGTGCTACTTGGGGTCCctctgcagaaaatgaaaagcaggCATCACCTCCTAAAGGTAACCTCAAGGGCCAGCTCAGAGCGAGCACAATCAGAACGCTTCCTCCTTCACAGGGAGACTTCCATCCACTTGACATTCCAGACACTCCTGATTCTTTGGGAGGGTTGTCCTTTGAATCCGAGTTGGTCAAAACCTGCAGTAACCCTACTGCTTGTCCTCCAAATCATTTAGTGTCGCTGACAAACAGCCTCATTGGTAGGCGGGCTCCCACAGACCTTCAGATCTGA